The Peribacillus simplex genome contains a region encoding:
- a CDS encoding 2-isopropylmalate synthase, with amino-acid sequence MRKINIFETTLRDGEQSAGVNLNFTEKLEIAYQLERLGVDIIEAGFPAASKGDFNSVQEIARKIKNSSVTGLARAVKGDIDAAWDSLRGGAEPRLHTFIATSPIHREYKLKMSKQQVIEKAVEMVKYGAARFPIVQWSAEDASRTELDYLAEIVEAVIQAGAKVINIPDTVGYAAPIEYGNIFRYLREHVPSIDKVSLSAHCHDDLGMATANSLAAIEGGATQVEGTINGIGERAGNVALEEVAMALYIRKDFYQAGTDLVLNEIKRTSDLVSRLTGMQVPANKAIIGANAYAHESGIHQDGVLKEKTTYEIISPELVGVSSNSLVLGKHSGRHAFKERLKELKFTVTDEEMNSLFVQFKELADNKKTMTDEDIVALVLEEKATDISFYDMVSLQISHGTHQTATATVTLKKGDNEEIQEAATGAGSVEALYNTLERCLGGEISLLDYRIQSVGGGMDALAQVFVKINYNGVETSGRGLDQDVLEASAKAYLNAVNRVIIMKELEEKAVLL; translated from the coding sequence TTGCGAAAAATTAATATTTTTGAAACTACACTTCGAGATGGGGAGCAATCAGCCGGTGTAAATTTGAATTTTACCGAAAAACTTGAAATTGCTTATCAGCTTGAAAGATTGGGTGTTGATATTATCGAAGCCGGTTTTCCGGCAGCATCCAAAGGGGATTTCAACTCCGTACAGGAAATCGCGCGCAAAATAAAAAACAGCTCTGTCACAGGGCTGGCGCGTGCTGTAAAAGGCGATATTGATGCTGCTTGGGATTCATTAAGGGGCGGCGCAGAACCAAGATTGCATACGTTCATCGCCACTTCGCCCATTCATCGTGAATATAAGTTGAAAATGTCGAAGCAGCAAGTGATTGAAAAGGCGGTTGAAATGGTTAAGTACGGAGCGGCGCGTTTTCCGATCGTGCAATGGTCTGCAGAAGATGCAAGCCGTACAGAACTTGACTATTTGGCTGAAATCGTTGAAGCGGTCATTCAAGCTGGTGCCAAGGTCATTAACATCCCGGATACTGTAGGGTATGCAGCTCCAATCGAATACGGAAACATTTTCAGGTACCTTCGTGAACATGTTCCTTCTATTGATAAAGTTAGTTTATCCGCACACTGCCATGACGATCTTGGAATGGCGACAGCCAATTCATTGGCGGCCATCGAAGGCGGGGCTACGCAAGTCGAAGGCACAATCAACGGAATTGGAGAACGTGCCGGAAATGTGGCGCTCGAAGAAGTGGCAATGGCACTCTACATCCGTAAAGATTTCTATCAAGCGGGAACGGATCTTGTATTGAATGAAATTAAAAGGACCAGTGATTTGGTCAGCCGCCTTACGGGAATGCAAGTTCCTGCTAATAAAGCCATTATTGGTGCCAATGCATACGCACATGAATCTGGCATTCACCAGGATGGCGTGTTAAAAGAAAAAACGACATACGAAATCATATCACCTGAACTGGTAGGGGTTTCGTCCAATTCACTCGTTTTAGGAAAGCATTCAGGACGCCATGCTTTCAAAGAAAGATTAAAAGAGTTGAAATTTACGGTGACGGATGAGGAAATGAACTCGTTATTCGTCCAATTCAAGGAATTGGCCGATAATAAAAAGACGATGACAGATGAAGATATCGTTGCGCTGGTGCTTGAAGAGAAAGCGACGGATATCAGTTTTTATGACATGGTTTCCTTACAGATTTCCCATGGTACCCATCAGACGGCGACTGCGACGGTCACGCTGAAAAAAGGCGACAATGAAGAGATTCAGGAAGCGGCTACAGGTGCAGGAAGTGTAGAAGCCTTATACAACACGCTTGAAAGATGTTTGGGCGGCGAGATCAGCTTGCTGGATTATCGAATTCAATCGGTGGGCGGCGGAATGGATGCCCTTGCCCAGGTTTTTGTGAAAATTAATTATAACGGAGTGGAAACAAGCGGCCGCGGTCTCGATCAGGACGTCTTGGAAGCATCCGCCAAAGCATATTTGAATGCTGTGAACCGTGTGATCATCATGAAGGAACTAGAAGAAAAAGCAGTATTACTATAG
- the ilvC gene encoding ketol-acid reductoisomerase, which yields MAKVYYNAEANENFFNNKKVAVIGYGSQGHAHAQNLRDSGVDVIIGIRKGKSFDKAVEDGFNVYTVKEAAEQADVIMNLLPDETQPKVYQEEIKPVLRAGQALMFAHGFNVHFNQIVPPADVDVLLVAPKGPGHLVRRTYEQGAGVPALFAIYQNVTGEARELALAYARGIGSLRAGGLETTFQEETETDLFGEQAVLCGGLTALVKAGFETLTEAGYQPEVAYFECLHELKLIIDLMYEGGMENMRYSISDTAQWGDFVSGPRVVTETTKESMKAILKDIQDGEFAKGWILENQANRPVFNAINNRENQHQIEVVGRELRKMMPFVKPQQKEKEVVAVAKN from the coding sequence ATGGCAAAAGTATATTATAACGCAGAAGCAAACGAGAATTTTTTCAACAATAAAAAGGTAGCGGTAATCGGATATGGTTCACAAGGACACGCACACGCACAAAACCTACGTGACAGCGGTGTAGATGTAATCATCGGAATCAGGAAAGGTAAATCATTCGATAAAGCGGTGGAAGACGGCTTTAATGTTTACACAGTGAAAGAAGCAGCTGAACAGGCGGACGTAATCATGAACCTATTACCGGATGAAACTCAGCCGAAAGTATACCAAGAAGAAATCAAACCGGTATTGCGTGCAGGTCAAGCGTTAATGTTCGCACACGGATTCAACGTCCATTTCAATCAAATCGTTCCTCCGGCAGACGTGGATGTATTATTAGTCGCTCCAAAAGGTCCGGGACATCTTGTTCGCCGTACATATGAACAAGGTGCAGGGGTGCCGGCATTATTCGCCATCTATCAAAATGTAACGGGTGAAGCAAGGGAATTGGCACTTGCGTACGCTCGGGGAATCGGTTCTTTAAGAGCTGGCGGTTTGGAAACCACTTTCCAGGAAGAAACGGAAACGGATCTATTTGGAGAGCAGGCAGTACTTTGCGGCGGATTGACTGCCCTTGTGAAAGCTGGATTCGAAACCTTGACAGAAGCTGGATACCAACCGGAAGTAGCATATTTCGAGTGTTTACATGAACTTAAATTAATCATCGACCTTATGTATGAAGGCGGTATGGAAAACATGCGCTATTCCATTTCTGACACAGCTCAATGGGGAGATTTCGTTTCTGGACCACGCGTTGTGACGGAAACTACGAAAGAGTCAATGAAAGCGATCTTGAAAGACATCCAAGACGGTGAGTTCGCTAAAGGATGGATCTTGGAGAACCAAGCGAATCGTCCAGTCTTCAATGCGATCAATAATCGTGAAAACCAACATCAAATCGAAGTGGTTGGCCGTGAATTAAGAAAAATGATGCCATTCGTGAAACCTCAACAAAAAGAGAAAGAAGTGGTAGCCGTTGCGAAAAATTAA
- the ilvN gene encoding acetolactate synthase small subunit yields MKGILSLTVNNRPGVLNRITNLFTKRNYNIESMTVGPSEQNGISRMTFVVDVDDEAVIEQITKQLNKQIDVLKVFDITNQSIVARELALIKILVTTQTRAEIYSVIEPFRASVIDVSKDSLTVQITGESDKIEAFIELIKPYGIKELARTGTAAIPRGMQIAHAKSATIV; encoded by the coding sequence ATGAAGGGAATTCTTAGCCTCACCGTGAACAACCGGCCAGGCGTCCTGAATCGGATTACGAACCTGTTCACGAAAAGAAATTATAACATTGAAAGCATGACTGTCGGACCCTCCGAACAGAATGGCATTTCAAGGATGACCTTCGTGGTCGATGTTGATGACGAAGCTGTCATTGAACAGATCACCAAGCAATTGAATAAGCAGATCGATGTTTTGAAAGTATTTGATATTACGAATCAATCGATTGTGGCGAGGGAACTTGCACTCATCAAAATATTGGTGACCACGCAAACCCGAGCTGAGATTTATTCAGTCATCGAACCCTTCCGAGCGTCAGTTATAGATGTCAGTAAAGATAGCCTGACAGTTCAAATCACTGGGGAATCGGATAAGATCGAAGCCTTCATTGAACTGATCAAGCCATATGGCATCAAGGAATTGGCAAGGACAGGGACAGCCGCTATCCCGCGTGGAATGCAAATTGCACACGCTAAGAGTGCGACAATCGTATAA
- the ilvB gene encoding acetolactate synthase large subunit has product MTQKSVVADRKSGKTHYSGAEFLLDALKKENVEVIFGYPGGSVLPIYDKLYSSELFHILTRHEQGAIHAAEGYARITGKPGVVIVTSGPGATNIVTGLADAMIDSLPLVVISGQVATSVIGSDAFQEADVLGITTPITKHNYQVRKPEDLPRIIKEAFYIASSGRPGPVLIDIPKDMAIIEGESTDKEPEMDLPGYQPTTKPNYLQIRKLVEAVSGAKRPVILAGAGVLHAKASHLLKEYVEQQGIPVVHTLLGLGGFPAEHPLFIGMGGMHGCYAANMALSKCDLLINIGARFDDRLTGNLAKFAQHATVAHIDIDPAEIGKNVQTKIPVVGSAKEALAELIAQNGKKPEIDVWTTQLTAWNEEFPLRYTHEEGVLKPQRVIQMLHEKTNGEAIVTTDVGQHQMWAAQYYPFNKPNSWVTSGGLGTMGFGLPSALGAQLANPKATVLSISGDGGFQMCLQELSVIAEMNLPIKIIIVNNGALGMVRQWQELFHDNRFSHSIFQSHPDFVKLADAYGIPGYKVTTEEEASNCLDVALKTDGPVLIDFRVKQNENVFPMVAQGKGLDEMEGV; this is encoded by the coding sequence ATGACACAAAAGTCAGTTGTTGCTGATCGGAAGAGTGGAAAGACACATTATAGTGGAGCCGAATTTCTGCTGGATGCATTGAAAAAGGAAAATGTTGAAGTCATCTTTGGTTATCCGGGTGGATCTGTATTGCCGATTTATGACAAGCTTTACAGTTCAGAACTTTTTCATATTTTGACAAGGCACGAACAAGGTGCGATTCATGCAGCCGAGGGATACGCCAGGATTACCGGCAAGCCGGGGGTGGTCATAGTCACATCCGGTCCAGGGGCAACGAACATTGTCACCGGTTTGGCCGATGCAATGATTGACTCTTTACCGCTTGTGGTAATTTCGGGTCAGGTTGCTACCAGTGTAATTGGTTCGGATGCATTCCAGGAAGCTGATGTACTGGGGATCACTACCCCGATTACAAAACATAACTATCAGGTGAGGAAGCCGGAAGACCTTCCGCGCATTATAAAAGAAGCTTTTTATATCGCTTCAAGCGGCCGCCCCGGTCCAGTATTAATCGATATACCTAAGGATATGGCCATTATAGAAGGTGAATCGACGGATAAGGAGCCAGAAATGGATCTCCCTGGCTATCAGCCGACGACCAAGCCTAATTACTTACAAATCAGAAAGCTTGTTGAAGCCGTAAGCGGAGCGAAAAGACCGGTCATTCTTGCAGGGGCAGGAGTCCTGCATGCAAAGGCCTCCCATCTATTAAAGGAATATGTCGAGCAGCAAGGCATTCCTGTCGTCCACACTTTATTGGGCCTTGGAGGCTTTCCGGCCGAACATCCTCTCTTTATCGGAATGGGTGGTATGCATGGCTGCTATGCAGCAAACATGGCGTTATCAAAATGTGATCTATTAATCAATATCGGTGCCAGGTTCGATGATCGATTGACTGGGAATCTAGCGAAATTCGCACAGCATGCAACAGTGGCCCATATCGATATTGATCCAGCGGAAATCGGTAAAAATGTTCAGACAAAAATTCCGGTCGTCGGAAGTGCCAAGGAAGCACTGGCGGAATTGATTGCGCAAAATGGCAAGAAACCGGAAATTGATGTATGGACAACGCAGCTGACGGCATGGAATGAAGAGTTCCCATTGCGTTATACACATGAAGAAGGCGTACTGAAACCTCAGCGTGTCATCCAGATGCTTCATGAAAAAACGAATGGGGAGGCCATTGTTACGACGGATGTTGGACAGCATCAAATGTGGGCAGCACAATACTATCCGTTTAACAAACCGAATTCATGGGTCACTTCCGGTGGATTGGGGACGATGGGCTTTGGCCTACCTTCGGCTCTCGGAGCGCAACTGGCGAATCCGAAAGCGACGGTGCTTTCCATATCGGGGGATGGCGGATTCCAGATGTGCCTGCAGGAACTTTCGGTCATTGCCGAAATGAATCTGCCAATCAAGATCATCATCGTCAACAACGGGGCACTCGGGATGGTAAGACAGTGGCAGGAACTCTTTCATGATAACCGTTTCTCACACAGTATTTTTCAATCGCATCCGGATTTCGTGAAATTGGCCGATGCTTATGGAATTCCAGGATACAAAGTGACGACGGAGGAAGAGGCAAGCAACTGCCTGGATGTTGCGTTAAAGACTGATGGTCCGGTGTTAATTGATTTCCGTGTAAAACAAAACGAAAATGTCTTCCCGATGGTAGCACAAGGAAAAGGGCTTGATGAAATGGAAGGAGTTTAA
- a CDS encoding GNAT family N-acetyltransferase, with the protein MVDIKKGESSFFVEESGEKLAEITFFKSGDDEITVDHTVVSDKLRGQKVGNALVEKVIGFAREEKLKIVPVCSFVQKQFEKNAEYEDVLAK; encoded by the coding sequence ATGGTGGATATCAAAAAAGGTGAAAGTTCTTTTTTTGTCGAAGAATCTGGTGAGAAACTAGCGGAAATCACATTCTTTAAATCAGGTGATGATGAAATCACGGTCGATCATACCGTTGTTTCTGACAAGCTTCGCGGGCAAAAGGTAGGAAATGCCCTTGTTGAAAAGGTAATAGGGTTCGCAAGGGAGGAAAAACTGAAAATTGTTCCGGTATGTTCGTTCGTTCAAAAACAATTTGAAAAAAATGCAGAATACGAGGATGTATTGGCTAAATGA
- a CDS encoding YidH family protein, with the protein MEKDQLKYAQQHLANERTFLAWIRTVIAIVGVGFLATSLHFTIGVHRDDRIDLISIVLGMFTCALGLVITVLATFGYLQKKRQINEGTFRPSSAHVILIAVFMVVLLSMIILYFVFIKV; encoded by the coding sequence ATGGAGAAAGACCAATTGAAATATGCCCAGCAGCATCTTGCTAATGAACGCACCTTCTTAGCGTGGATAAGAACGGTGATTGCGATAGTGGGGGTTGGTTTTCTGGCGACAAGCCTGCATTTTACGATTGGTGTGCATCGGGATGACCGGATTGACTTGATCAGTATCGTGCTGGGGATGTTTACGTGTGCCTTGGGCCTTGTGATTACAGTTCTGGCGACATTCGGTTATCTTCAGAAGAAGCGGCAAATCAATGAAGGGACGTTCCGGCCTTCAAGTGCGCACGTCATTCTGATCGCTGTTTTTATGGTCGTATTGTTATCGATGATCATTTTATATTTTGTTTTCATAAAAGTTTAA
- a CDS encoding GIY-YIG nuclease family protein yields the protein MDRKKELKQLYKETKVEAGVYQIRNTVNNKVFIGSTRNLKTLKGKQFELEIGTNTNKVLQGEWNEYGKDAFSFEVLQVLKPKETGFFDAKRELKKLEEEWLEKIQPYEERGYNRMKSN from the coding sequence ATGGATCGAAAAAAAGAATTGAAGCAATTATATAAAGAAACGAAAGTTGAAGCAGGTGTATATCAAATAAGAAATACGGTAAATAATAAAGTCTTTATCGGAAGCACCAGGAATTTAAAGACGTTGAAGGGGAAACAATTTGAATTGGAAATCGGAACAAACACGAATAAAGTGCTGCAAGGTGAGTGGAACGAATATGGGAAAGATGCTTTTTCTTTTGAGGTACTGCAGGTATTGAAACCGAAAGAAACAGGTTTTTTTGATGCTAAACGGGAATTGAAAAAACTTGAAGAAGAGTGGCTGGAAAAAATACAGCCGTACGAAGAACGGGGATACAATAGAATGAAATCCAACTGA
- a CDS encoding DUF2087 domain-containing protein — protein sequence MKDAEMFWSASQDELKQGYIEGENQYVCLLCGNAIEKGIVYPKDGVLYEAKRYMGIHIEHAHRSVFDYLIDLDKKLTGLTDHQNRLLRLFYQGKNDAEVQEEMGIGSPSTIRNHRFVLKEKERQAKLFLALMELLKDKDEHAPAFIPLHQKARMVDDRYNVTEDEKVAVLKKYFPKGSQDTLKSFPPKEKQRLIILQEIINRFEKERKYEEKEINQILGAVYPDHVLLRRYLIEYGFLDRKADGSQYWLKK from the coding sequence ATGAAGGACGCTGAAATGTTTTGGAGTGCATCTCAGGATGAGCTTAAACAAGGGTATATCGAAGGTGAGAATCAATATGTTTGTTTGCTGTGTGGAAATGCAATTGAAAAGGGGATCGTATACCCGAAAGATGGGGTTCTTTATGAAGCGAAGAGGTATATGGGAATTCATATTGAACATGCACACCGCTCCGTTTTCGATTACTTGATTGATCTCGATAAAAAACTTACGGGTCTCACGGACCATCAAAATCGCCTGCTTCGCCTTTTTTACCAAGGGAAGAATGATGCTGAGGTTCAGGAGGAAATGGGGATTGGGAGTCCTTCCACCATTAGGAACCATCGCTTTGTGTTGAAAGAGAAAGAGCGTCAGGCTAAGTTGTTTTTAGCCTTGATGGAACTTTTGAAAGATAAAGATGAACATGCGCCGGCATTCATCCCGCTTCATCAAAAAGCGAGGATGGTCGATGATCGTTATAACGTTACCGAGGATGAAAAGGTGGCTGTACTGAAAAAATACTTCCCTAAAGGCAGTCAGGATACATTAAAGTCTTTCCCGCCAAAGGAAAAACAAAGACTGATCATTCTCCAAGAAATTATCAACCGATTTGAAAAAGAGCGGAAATACGAAGAGAAAGAAATCAATCAAATATTGGGTGCCGTTTATCCTGATCATGTTCTATTGAGAAGATATTTAATAGAATATGGATTCTTGGATAGAAAGGCTGATGGGAGCCAATATTGGCTGAAGAAATGA
- a CDS encoding metallophosphoesterase family protein: MKVLIMSDSHGLTHEISMIADRHKQEVAAMIHCGDSELERNDPHMSEFLAVRGNCDHDSAYPNDIVESIAGKRFFLTHGHLYNINMTLMNLSYKSEETGADIICFGHSHAAGSELIDGKLFINPGSIRQPRGRKEKTYAILDIGNDQLEIIFYDLEGKIVEELRNAYQME; this comes from the coding sequence ATGAAAGTGCTAATAATGAGTGACAGTCATGGCTTAACTCATGAAATCAGCATGATTGCCGACCGTCATAAACAAGAGGTTGCTGCCATGATCCATTGCGGTGATTCAGAGTTGGAAAGAAATGACCCCCACATGTCGGAGTTCTTAGCCGTTCGTGGGAATTGTGACCATGATTCGGCATATCCGAATGATATTGTCGAGAGTATTGCAGGCAAGCGTTTCTTCCTTACGCATGGACACCTCTATAACATAAATATGACCTTGATGAACCTATCATATAAAAGTGAAGAGACAGGGGCGGATATTATTTGCTTTGGCCATTCCCACGCTGCGGGTTCAGAATTGATTGACGGCAAGCTCTTCATCAACCCGGGAAGCATACGGCAGCCGCGTGGACGAAAAGAGAAAACCTATGCCATTTTGGATATCGGAAATGACCAACTTGAAATCATCTTTTATGACCTTGAAGGAAAAATCGTTGAGGAACTAAGAAATGCTTATCAAATGGAATGA
- a CDS encoding XTP/dITP diphosphatase: MKTVIIATKNKGKAKEFESLFSAKGYEVKTLLDVPDAPDVEETGTTFEENAILKAEAIAHQLGHFVIADDSGLIVDALEGRPGVYSARYAGESKSDEANTEKVLRELEGVPKEDRTARFYCALALASPNQETITVSGTMEGLITEQPSGTNGFGYDPIFFVEEQGKTNAELTKEEKNKISHRANALRALDEKLDPFLKREEGM; this comes from the coding sequence ATGAAGACAGTAATCATTGCAACGAAAAATAAAGGGAAAGCCAAGGAGTTCGAAAGCTTATTCTCTGCAAAAGGGTATGAAGTCAAAACACTTCTCGATGTACCGGATGCTCCTGATGTCGAGGAAACAGGCACGACTTTTGAAGAAAACGCGATCCTGAAGGCAGAGGCCATTGCCCATCAGCTAGGCCACTTTGTCATTGCTGATGATTCCGGATTGATTGTAGATGCATTGGAGGGCCGTCCTGGCGTATATTCTGCGCGCTATGCTGGAGAGTCCAAGAGTGATGAAGCAAACACGGAAAAAGTCCTCCGGGAGCTGGAAGGCGTGCCGAAAGAGGATAGGACGGCGAGGTTTTATTGCGCCTTGGCGCTAGCGTCACCCAACCAGGAAACGATTACGGTATCGGGAACGATGGAAGGCTTGATTACAGAACAGCCTTCAGGAACGAATGGATTCGGTTATGATCCCATCTTTTTTGTTGAGGAACAGGGCAAAACAAACGCCGAATTGACAAAAGAGGAAAAAAACAAAATCAGCCACCGTGCCAACGCATTGAGGGCTCTGGATGAAAAACTTGATCCATTTCTAAAAAGGGAAGAAGGAATGTGA
- a CDS encoding Ger(x)C family spore germination protein: MRRLIAVMIIGCQLLLTTGCWGMKEIHAQTYGTALGIDYKEGEFILYFQALNFADIAKQEGAAILQEKSSVVIGEGKGESIEEAFTELEQHAALPLYIGHINSFILSERIIKNKMMDFIEYVGKEPLLRYNSWLFVTNEDIKKVFDSDSFFNLPNLFTIIQRPETVINENYFISPLKFSELVSKFYQPVGSILIPSLVINEHHFSEGGKGKKIPTLNGGYVVSKQQYKGFVSKQDLIGLKWVENKATVMFFSLNEQKVSVEIMDPKTNIMVLERQKKPLYDLEVRANGILKQNIDNFDMEKIEKKVEIKIKEDILKTLETGGKIKTDLFNISEKAYRYHVNKWDNKIINSFDKTSINNIKVNIHIEHSENYKR, from the coding sequence ATGAGAAGGCTAATTGCAGTCATGATTATTGGCTGTCAACTTTTACTGACGACAGGATGTTGGGGAATGAAGGAAATTCATGCCCAAACATATGGAACAGCCCTAGGGATCGATTATAAGGAGGGTGAATTCATCTTATACTTTCAAGCGTTGAATTTTGCGGATATTGCAAAACAGGAGGGGGCCGCTATATTACAAGAAAAATCTTCTGTTGTCATTGGGGAAGGTAAAGGGGAAAGTATTGAGGAAGCATTTACCGAATTAGAACAACATGCCGCATTACCGCTGTATATCGGGCATATTAACTCCTTCATTTTAAGTGAGCGTATAATCAAGAATAAAATGATGGATTTCATTGAATATGTAGGGAAAGAGCCTTTATTGCGATACAATTCATGGCTGTTCGTTACGAACGAGGATATTAAAAAGGTGTTTGACAGTGATAGTTTCTTTAATCTTCCTAACTTATTCACGATCATTCAAAGGCCAGAGACCGTTATTAATGAGAACTATTTCATATCACCGTTAAAATTCAGTGAACTGGTTTCGAAGTTTTATCAACCGGTTGGTTCCATTTTAATTCCCTCTTTGGTCATAAATGAGCATCATTTCTCAGAGGGAGGGAAAGGAAAGAAGATACCAACGTTGAATGGCGGCTATGTTGTATCAAAGCAGCAATATAAAGGGTTCGTAAGTAAACAAGATTTGATAGGCTTAAAATGGGTTGAAAATAAGGCGACAGTGATGTTCTTTTCGCTGAACGAACAAAAGGTAAGTGTTGAAATCATGGACCCCAAAACAAACATCATGGTGTTGGAGCGGCAAAAGAAACCCTTATATGATCTAGAAGTGAGAGCAAATGGGATATTGAAACAAAATATAGATAACTTTGATATGGAAAAAATCGAAAAAAAGGTGGAAATAAAAATTAAGGAAGATATTTTGAAGACGTTGGAGACAGGGGGAAAAATCAAAACAGACCTTTTTAACATCAGTGAAAAGGCATACAGATACCATGTCAATAAGTGGGATAATAAAATTATTAATTCCTTTGATAAGACTTCAATAAATAACATAAAAGTTAATATCCATATTGAACATAGTGAAAATTACAAACGTTAG